In Gopherus flavomarginatus isolate rGopFla2 chromosome 1, rGopFla2.mat.asm, whole genome shotgun sequence, a single genomic region encodes these proteins:
- the PLCXD2 gene encoding PI-PLC X domain-containing protein 2 — translation MAEGSNADWMGSLAPALSAFPLAHLAIPGSHDSFSYWVDEKSPVGPDQATAIKRLAKISLVKKLMKKWSVTQNLTFKEQLEGGIRYFDLRVSSKPGEVGQEIYFIHGLFGIKVWDGLMEINTFLTEHPKEAIFLDFNHFYAMEDQHHIYLINRIREAFGSKLCTMEYVENVTLRYLWEKSQQVLIFYHYPLYQEYPFLWPGNKMPAPWANTTNVHKLLQFLETTLGERAQHGTFHVSQAILTPRVKTIARHLIRGLKNTLVHRNLPMILNWVKTQKPGIMGINIITSDFVELVDFAATVIALNDLLLEGHQALTKS, via the exons GATCACATGATTCTTTCAGCTACTGGGTTGATGAGAAATCTCCTGTGGGACCTGATCAAGCCACAGCAATCAAACGTTTGGCTAaaatttctttagtgaaaaagCTGATGAAGAAATGGTCAGTGACTCAAAACCTGACCTTCAAAGAGCAGCTGGAAGGTGGGATCCGCTACTTTGATTTGCGTGTATCTTCCAAACCAGGAGAAGTGGGACAGGAGATCTACTTCATACATGGTTTGTTTGGCATCAAAGTATGGGATGGACTGATGGAGATAAACACCTTCCTCACAGAGCATCCCAAAGAAGCTATCTTCTTGGATTTCAATCACTTCTATGCCATGGAAGACCAGCACCACATATACCTGATTAACAGGATCCGGGAAGCATTTGGATCAAAACTTTGCACAATGGAATATGTAGAAAATGTGACCTTGCGATATCTTTGGGAGAAGAGTCAGCAG GTTCTCATTTTCTACCACTACCCTCTGTATCAGGAATATCCCTTCCTGTGGCCAGGGAATAAAATGCCGGCACCTTGGGCAAACACAACGAACGTGCACAAGCTATTACAGTTCTTAGAGACCACTCTTGGGGAGCGGGCTCAACATGGAACTTTTCATGTTTCTCAAGCTATTCTCACACCCAGGGTGAAAACTATTGCACGGCACCTAATCCGTGGCCTAAAAAATACACTTGTTCACAG GAACCTGCCTATGATTTTGAACTGGGTAAAGACACAGAAGCCAGGCATTATGGGCATAAACATAATTACATCAGACTTTGTGGAGCTGGTTGACTTTGCTGCCACGGTTATTGCATTAAACGACCTCCTTTTAGAAGGGCACCAAGCTCTGACTAAATCCTGA